The genomic window GCGCGTTCGGCGAGCACCCGGGCGCCGTCCACCCGGACGGGGTGAGCGGTGCCCGCGGTCGCCGCGGCGATCCAGTCGGACAGCTCCCGCGCACAGGACGCGGCCCGGCCCGGCGGGACGACCGGCGGCCCGTCGGGCCGACCCGTCAACATCACCACTCCGCTCTCCGCCCAGTCCCGAATGCGTTCCCGCACAGTACCGGGCGGATAGTTCGAGAACCGTGTTCTACACTCCACGCGCTCACACTTGCACAGTCATCTCGACCGACGAGGACCGGATGGATTTCCACACACCACACATCTCGGCCCGCCATCTCGCCGACGGCTTCGCCGACCGGCCCTTGCTCGACGACGACGCCGCGATCGACACGCCGGTCGTCGTCGTCGACCTCGACCTCGACGGGCACGACGATCCGGGGGTGCTCGCGGCCGCGGCCGAGCGGGCCCGTGCCGCAGACCGCTACCTAGTCGGTCTCCGCCGTGGCCCGATCCCCGCGACGGCCCCGCAGCTCCCCCTGATCCGGGCACTGGACGCCACCTACACCGACGCCCCCGACACCCCCGAGCGGGCCGTCGTCCCGGTTTCCGGCGCCGAGCACGCGGTGCGGGACTTCGCGGCCCGGGTCGCCGCGAACCCGCAGGCCTCGACGGTGCTGCGGCAGGTCCTGCGCGCCGGACTCGACCTCGACGTTCCGGCCGCGGTCGATGTGGAGTCGCTCGCCTATTCGACGCTGCTGGGCGGCCCCGAGTTCGCCCGGTGGCTCGGCCGGCGTGGCGCTCGCCCGTTGCCGCCGCCACCGGCCACCGATCCGGTCCTGGTGTCACGCGCCGGCACCGAACTCCATGTGACACTGAACCGGCCCGAGCGCCGCAACGCGTACGGTACCCGGCTACGCGACGCCCTCACGGCGGCCTTGAGCATCGCGGTCACCGACGCGTCGGTGATGCGGGTCGTGCTCGACGGTGCGGGCCCGGCCTTCTGCGCCGGCGGCGATCTCGACGAGTTCGGGACCACCCCCGACATCGCCCTCGCGCACCTGGTCCGCACCCGCGGCGGGGCCGGACTGCTGGTCCACGAGTTGGCCGATCGCATCGAGGCCCGAGTTCACGGAGCCTGTGTCGGTGGCG from Prescottella sp. R16 includes these protein-coding regions:
- a CDS encoding enoyl-CoA hydratase/isomerase family protein, with product MDFHTPHISARHLADGFADRPLLDDDAAIDTPVVVVDLDLDGHDDPGVLAAAAERARAADRYLVGLRRGPIPATAPQLPLIRALDATYTDAPDTPERAVVPVSGAEHAVRDFAARVAANPQASTVLRQVLRAGLDLDVPAAVDVESLAYSTLLGGPEFARWLGRRGARPLPPPPATDPVLVSRAGTELHVTLNRPERRNAYGTRLRDALTAALSIAVTDASVMRVVLDGAGPAFCAGGDLDEFGTTPDIALAHLVRTRGGAGLLVHELADRIEARVHGACVGGGIEIPAFAGRVLAAEDAWFRLPEVEMGLIPGAGGTASVPRRIGRWRAMHLFVTGTRIDARTALDWGLVDALC